A section of the Pseudomonas tritici genome encodes:
- a CDS encoding polynucleotide adenylyltransferase PcnB: protein MLKKLFQSFRSPLRRTQHIRSTPEVLNSNQHSLQRAQFSRYAVNIVERLQNAGYQAYLVGGCVRDMLLNITPKDFDVATSATPEQVRAEFRNARIIGRRFKLVHIHFGREIIEVATFRAGHPQNDEEEDTNQSSRNESGRILRDNVYGTLEEDAQRRDFTINALYYDPVSERILDYANGVHDIRNNLIRLIGDPVQRYQEDPVRMLRAVRFAAKLNFGIEKHTAAPIRELAPMLREIPSARLFEEVLKLFLSGYAADTFEMLVDLQLFDPLFPASAEALEHNPTYTHTLISEALINTDLRIKQNKPVTPAFLFAALLWPALPKRVLRLQDRGMPPIPAIQEAAHELIVEQCQRIAIPKRFTLPIREIWDMQERLPRRSGKRADLLLDNPRFRAGYDFLLLRESAGEQTDGLGEWWTDYQDANDSERRDMIRDLGSKGDGEGAGPKKRRRSSTKRKRSSADASGAAGE from the coding sequence ATGCTGAAGAAGTTGTTCCAGTCATTCCGTTCTCCCTTGCGTCGTACGCAACACATTCGCAGCACGCCTGAAGTGCTTAACAGCAATCAGCATTCATTGCAGCGCGCTCAATTCAGCCGTTATGCAGTGAACATCGTCGAACGTTTGCAGAACGCCGGCTACCAGGCTTATCTGGTGGGTGGCTGCGTACGTGACATGCTGCTCAATATCACGCCGAAAGACTTCGACGTCGCCACCAGCGCCACGCCTGAGCAAGTGCGTGCCGAATTCCGCAACGCGCGGATCATCGGCCGGCGCTTCAAGCTGGTGCATATCCACTTCGGTCGCGAAATCATCGAAGTGGCGACGTTCCGTGCAGGCCACCCGCAAAACGATGAAGAGGAAGACACCAATCAATCTTCCCGCAACGAAAGCGGGCGCATCTTGCGCGACAACGTCTATGGCACCCTGGAAGAAGACGCGCAGCGCCGCGACTTCACCATCAACGCCTTGTATTACGACCCGGTCAGCGAGCGCATCCTCGATTACGCCAATGGCGTACACGATATTCGCAATAACCTGATCCGCCTGATCGGCGACCCGGTGCAACGCTACCAGGAAGACCCGGTGCGCATGCTGCGGGCCGTGCGTTTCGCCGCCAAGCTGAACTTCGGCATCGAGAAACACACCGCCGCGCCGATTCGCGAACTGGCACCGATGCTGCGGGAGATTCCCTCGGCACGCCTGTTCGAGGAAGTGCTCAAGCTGTTCCTCTCGGGCTACGCCGCCGACACCTTTGAAATGCTGGTGGACCTGCAGTTGTTCGACCCATTGTTCCCGGCCAGCGCCGAGGCTTTGGAACACAACCCGACGTACACCCACACGTTGATCAGCGAAGCGCTGATCAACACCGACCTGCGTATCAAACAGAACAAGCCGGTCACACCGGCGTTCCTGTTTGCCGCCTTGCTGTGGCCAGCCCTGCCAAAACGCGTACTGCGCCTGCAGGACCGTGGCATGCCGCCGATTCCAGCCATACAGGAAGCCGCGCATGAGTTGATCGTCGAGCAGTGCCAACGCATCGCCATCCCCAAACGCTTCACCCTGCCGATCCGCGAGATCTGGGACATGCAGGAGCGCCTGCCACGTCGCAGCGGCAAACGCGCCGATCTGTTGCTGGATAACCCGCGCTTCCGCGCCGGCTACGACTTCCTGCTGCTGCGCGAAAGCGCCGGCGAGCAGACCGACGGCCTGGGCGAATGGTGGACCGACTACCAGGACGCCAATGACAGCGAGCGCCGCGACATGATTCGTGACCTCGGCAGCAAAGGCGATGGCGAAGGCGCTGGCCCTAAGAAGCGTCGCCGCAGCAGTACCAAACGCAAGCGCAGTTCGGCTGACGCCTCGGGCGCTGCGGGCGAATAA
- the folK gene encoding 2-amino-4-hydroxy-6-hydroxymethyldihydropteridine diphosphokinase, whose protein sequence is MERIYIGMGSNLAAPDQQLRSAIEALAQLPGTTVAGVSAFYQSDSLLPGQPRYTNAVAALDSSLAPLELLDALQAIENDQGRERRERWGPRTLDLDILLFGDRLIDEPRLKVPHYQMHLRAFVLYPLAELAPAELQLPNGQTLSDLLAACPFVGLERLPQD, encoded by the coding sequence GTGGAACGTATCTACATCGGCATGGGCAGCAATCTGGCTGCCCCGGATCAGCAATTGCGCAGCGCTATCGAAGCGCTGGCACAATTGCCAGGCACCACCGTTGCTGGCGTCTCCGCCTTTTATCAAAGTGACTCCCTGCTCCCAGGCCAACCGCGCTACACCAATGCCGTTGCTGCCTTGGACAGCAGCCTTGCGCCCCTCGAACTGCTGGATGCGCTGCAAGCCATCGAGAACGATCAAGGCCGCGAACGCCGTGAGCGTTGGGGCCCGCGCACGCTCGACCTGGACATCCTGCTGTTTGGCGATCGCCTGATCGACGAGCCGCGCCTCAAGGTGCCGCACTATCAAATGCACCTGCGGGCGTTTGTGCTGTATCCACTGGCCGAACTCGCGCCCGCCGAATTGCAGTTACCCAACGGCCAGACGCTCAGCGACTTGCTGGCAGCCTGCCCGTTTGTCGGCCTGGAACGCCTGCCCCAAGACTGA
- the panB gene encoding 3-methyl-2-oxobutanoate hydroxymethyltransferase — MPDITLTTLQSLKLKGEKITMLTCYDATFAHASCQAGVEVLLVGDSLGMVLQGNDSTLPVTTDELAYHTASVKRGNDGAFIIADLPFMGYATLEQTFQNAGKLMQAGAHMIKVEGAVWLAESIRLLAERGVPVCAHMGLTPQSVNLLGGYKVQGRNEAQARQMRADAIALEQAGAAMILLECVPSELAAEITQAVKVPVIGIGAGSATDGQVLVLHDMLGLSITGRVPKFVKNFMIGQASIHDALSAYVAEVKGVTFPGAEHGFSA; from the coding sequence ATGCCAGACATTACCCTGACCACCTTGCAGAGCCTCAAGCTCAAGGGTGAAAAAATCACCATGCTGACCTGCTATGACGCCACATTCGCCCACGCCAGCTGCCAGGCCGGGGTTGAAGTGTTGCTGGTGGGCGACTCCCTGGGCATGGTTCTTCAAGGGAATGACAGCACCCTACCCGTCACCACCGATGAATTGGCGTACCACACGGCCAGCGTCAAGCGCGGCAACGACGGCGCGTTTATCATCGCCGACCTGCCGTTCATGGGTTACGCGACGCTCGAACAGACTTTCCAGAATGCCGGCAAGTTGATGCAAGCCGGTGCGCACATGATCAAAGTTGAAGGTGCGGTGTGGCTTGCCGAATCGATCCGCCTACTGGCAGAGCGTGGTGTGCCGGTGTGCGCACACATGGGCCTGACCCCACAGTCGGTGAACCTCCTCGGCGGCTACAAGGTACAGGGCCGCAATGAGGCGCAGGCACGGCAGATGCGTGCCGATGCAATCGCCCTGGAACAAGCAGGCGCGGCAATGATCCTGCTCGAGTGCGTGCCGAGCGAACTGGCCGCCGAAATCACCCAGGCCGTCAAAGTGCCAGTCATCGGTATCGGCGCGGGTTCCGCAACCGATGGCCAGGTGCTGGTGTTACACGACATGCTCGGCCTGTCGATCACCGGCCGCGTGCCGAAATTCGTTAAGAATTTCATGATTGGCCAGGCCAGTATCCACGACGCGTTGAGCGCCTATGTTGCTGAAGTCAAAGGCGTGACGTTCCCTGGCGCCGAACACGGATTCTCTGCATGA
- the panC gene encoding pantoate--beta-alanine ligase — MNTVKTVRELRAAVTHARSAGKRIGFVPTMGNLHSGHATLVTKAAQQADFVVASIFVNPLQFGAGEDLDKYPRTLAADQEKLLQAGCNLLFAPTVEEMYPGGMTGQTRVSVPQLSEGLCGASRPGHFEGVATVVSKLFNMVQPDMAVFGQKDYQQLAVIRAMVHDLNMPIQIIGEPTVRADDGLALSSRNGYLTDEQRAIAPVLYRCLSQIAAAIKAGDHDFATLRAEQVQHIETAGLRLDYLEVRQGVHLRPATAEDRDIVILVAAYLGATRLIDNLHLTLD, encoded by the coding sequence ATGAACACCGTAAAAACCGTACGCGAATTGCGTGCTGCCGTGACTCACGCACGCAGCGCCGGCAAGCGCATAGGCTTCGTGCCGACCATGGGCAACTTGCACAGCGGTCACGCCACCCTGGTGACCAAGGCAGCCCAGCAGGCGGACTTCGTGGTCGCCAGCATCTTCGTCAACCCGCTGCAATTCGGCGCCGGTGAAGACCTGGACAAATACCCGCGCACCTTGGCTGCCGACCAGGAAAAGCTGCTGCAAGCCGGTTGCAATCTATTGTTCGCACCTACTGTCGAAGAAATGTACCCCGGCGGCATGACCGGCCAAACTCGCGTCAGCGTGCCGCAACTGTCCGAAGGCCTGTGCGGCGCCAGCCGCCCGGGGCATTTCGAAGGTGTAGCGACGGTGGTCAGCAAACTGTTCAACATGGTCCAGCCGGATATGGCCGTATTTGGCCAGAAGGATTACCAGCAACTGGCCGTAATCCGCGCCATGGTCCATGACCTGAACATGCCGATCCAGATCATCGGCGAACCCACCGTGCGCGCCGACGACGGCCTTGCGCTGTCGTCACGCAATGGCTACCTCACCGACGAGCAACGCGCTATTGCGCCGGTGCTGTATCGCTGCCTCAGCCAGATCGCTGCTGCGATCAAAGCCGGTGACCACGACTTCGCGACGTTGCGCGCCGAACAGGTCCAGCACATCGAAACCGCCGGGTTGCGCCTGGACTACCTCGAAGTACGCCAAGGTGTGCATCTGCGCCCGGCCACTGCCGAGGATCGGGATATCGTCATTCTGGTGGCCGCCTACCTGGGCGCCACTCGCCTCATCGACAACCTGCATCTGACCCTCGACTGA
- the pgi gene encoding glucose-6-phosphate isomerase has protein sequence MAYYRTPHDVTALPAWQALNQHRQAMQDFSMREAFNADPQRFSQFTLSSCGLFLDYSKNLITSETRDLLVSLAKEVNLKGAIDALYAGEPVNSSEGRPALHTALRRPVGDKLSVNGVNIMPDVHKVLNQITDLVGRIHDGLWRGYTEKPITDVVNIGIGGSFLGPELVSEALLSYAHKGVRCHYLANIDGSEFHELTMKLRAETTLFIVSSKSFNTLETLKNAQAARAWYLAQGGSEAELYRHFIAVSSNNAAAVAFGIREENIFPMWDWVGGRYSLWSAIGLPIALAIGMSNFKELLSGAYTMDQHFQNAPFEANMPVLLGLLGVWYGNFWGAQSHAILPYDHYLRNITKHLQQLDMESNGKSVRQDGTPVSTDTGPVIWGGVGCNGQHAYHQLLHQGTQLIPADFIVPIVSFNPVSDHHQWLYANCLSQSQALMLGKTRSEAEAELRDKGISEEEVQKLAPHKVIPGNRPSNTLVVERISPRRLGALVAMYEHKVFVQSVIWGINAFDQWGVELGKELGKGVYNRLTGAEETLADDASTQGLINYFRGRHRG, from the coding sequence ATGGCGTACTACCGCACTCCTCATGACGTTACCGCTCTGCCCGCCTGGCAAGCGCTCAATCAACACCGCCAAGCCATGCAGGATTTCAGCATGCGCGAAGCGTTCAATGCCGATCCTCAGCGTTTTTCCCAGTTCACCTTGAGCAGCTGCGGACTTTTCCTCGATTACTCGAAAAACCTGATCACCAGCGAAACCCGCGACCTGCTGGTGTCCCTGGCGAAGGAAGTGAATCTCAAAGGCGCGATCGATGCGCTGTACGCGGGCGAGCCAGTCAATTCCTCCGAAGGCCGCCCTGCCCTGCACACCGCCCTGCGCCGCCCAGTGGGTGACAAGCTGTCGGTCAACGGCGTGAACATCATGCCGGACGTGCACAAGGTGCTGAACCAGATCACTGACCTGGTCGGCCGCATCCACGACGGTTTGTGGCGTGGCTACACCGAGAAGCCGATCACCGACGTCGTGAACATCGGTATCGGTGGCTCGTTCCTCGGCCCGGAGCTGGTTTCCGAGGCGCTGTTGTCTTATGCCCATAAAGGCGTGCGCTGCCATTACCTGGCAAACATCGACGGCAGCGAGTTCCATGAGCTGACCATGAAGCTGCGCGCCGAGACCACCCTGTTTATCGTCTCGTCGAAATCCTTCAACACCCTGGAAACCCTGAAAAACGCCCAGGCCGCCCGCGCCTGGTACCTGGCCCAGGGTGGCTCGGAAGCCGAGCTGTATCGCCACTTCATCGCCGTGTCGAGCAACAATGCGGCTGCCGTGGCTTTCGGCATCCGCGAAGAAAATATCTTCCCGATGTGGGACTGGGTCGGCGGCCGTTACTCGCTGTGGTCGGCCATCGGTTTGCCCATTGCCCTGGCCATCGGCATGTCCAACTTCAAGGAACTGCTGTCCGGTGCCTACACCATGGACCAGCATTTCCAGAACGCGCCATTCGAAGCCAACATGCCGGTGCTGCTGGGCTTGCTGGGCGTGTGGTACGGCAACTTCTGGGGTGCGCAGAGCCATGCGATCCTGCCGTACGACCACTACCTGCGTAACATCACCAAGCACTTGCAACAGTTGGACATGGAATCCAACGGCAAGAGCGTGCGCCAGGACGGTACACCCGTGTCCACCGATACCGGCCCGGTGATCTGGGGCGGCGTGGGCTGCAACGGTCAGCATGCTTACCACCAGTTGCTGCACCAGGGGACCCAACTGATCCCGGCCGACTTCATCGTGCCGATCGTCAGCTTTAACCCGGTGTCCGACCACCATCAATGGCTGTACGCCAACTGCTTGTCCCAGAGCCAGGCGCTGATGCTTGGCAAGACCCGCAGCGAAGCCGAAGCCGAGTTGCGCGACAAGGGCATCTCGGAAGAAGAAGTGCAGAAGCTTGCCCCGCACAAGGTGATCCCGGGCAACCGTCCGAGCAACACCCTTGTGGTCGAGCGTATCAGCCCGCGCCGCTTGGGCGCGCTGGTTGCCATGTATGAGCACAAAGTGTTCGTGCAGAGCGTGATCTGGGGTATCAACGCCTTCGACCAATGGGGTGTGGAACTTGGCAAAGAGCTGGGCAAGGGCGTCTACAACCGCCTGACCGGTGCCGAGGAAACCCTGGCTGACGATGCGTCGACCCAGGGCCTGATCAACTACTTCCGTGGTCGTCACCGCGGCTGA
- the acs gene encoding acetate--CoA ligase, whose translation MFDISTFPTADDVRRAAQLSQEDYQRLYRQSIDQPDTFWAEQAKGFLDWITPWHTVQRSDIKTGAAQWFAGGQLNVSYNCIDRHLAQRADQPAFIWEGDDPTKSSKITYRQLHQNVSRLANVLRSRGVKKGDRVCIYMPMIPEAAYAMLACTRIGAVHSVVFGGFSPDALRDRILDADCRTVITADEGVRGGKPVALKQNVDKALANCPNVSTVLVVERTGATVNWTEGRDLKYQQALDAASGDCPPEPMDAEDPLFILYTSGSTGKPKGVLHTTGGYLLQAAMTFKYVLDYRDGEVFWCTADVGWVTGHSYIVYGPLANGATSLMFEGVPSYPDSSRFWQVIDKHKVNIFYTAPTALRALMREGHGPLENTSRASLRLLGSVGEPINPEAWDWYFNAVGEQRCPIVDTWWQTETGGIMLSPLVSAQRIKPGCATQPMFGVQPVLLDEHGKEFSGAGSGVLAIKASWPGQIRSVYGDPQRMIDTYFKPYPGYYFTGDGARRDEDGDYWITGRIDDVINVSGHRIGTAEVESALVLHDLVAEAAVVGYPHDVKGQGIYAFVTPMNGVEPDDALKKHLLDLVSKEIGSFAKPELIQWAPALPKTRSGKIMRRILRKIACNELDSLGDTSTLADPSVVEGLIDKRLNR comes from the coding sequence ATGTTCGATATCAGCACGTTCCCCACCGCCGATGACGTCCGCCGGGCTGCGCAACTCAGTCAAGAGGACTATCAGCGCCTCTATCGCCAATCCATCGATCAACCGGACACGTTCTGGGCTGAACAGGCCAAAGGCTTTCTCGACTGGATAACCCCTTGGCACACCGTTCAACGCTCAGACATCAAGACCGGTGCTGCGCAATGGTTTGCCGGCGGCCAGTTGAACGTCAGCTACAACTGCATCGACCGCCACCTGGCGCAACGCGCCGATCAGCCGGCCTTCATCTGGGAAGGCGATGATCCGACAAAATCTTCCAAAATCACGTACCGCCAACTGCACCAGAACGTCAGCCGCCTGGCCAATGTGCTGAGAAGCCGCGGCGTGAAGAAAGGCGACCGGGTGTGCATCTACATGCCGATGATCCCGGAAGCAGCCTACGCCATGCTCGCCTGCACGCGGATTGGCGCGGTGCATTCCGTGGTGTTTGGTGGTTTCTCGCCGGACGCCCTGCGCGACCGTATTCTCGACGCAGACTGCCGCACCGTGATCACCGCTGACGAAGGCGTGCGCGGCGGTAAGCCAGTGGCGCTAAAACAGAATGTCGACAAAGCCCTGGCCAACTGCCCGAACGTCAGTACGGTGCTGGTGGTGGAACGCACGGGTGCGACCGTTAACTGGACCGAAGGCCGCGACCTCAAGTATCAACAGGCTCTGGATGCCGCAAGCGGCGACTGCCCGCCCGAGCCGATGGACGCCGAAGACCCGCTGTTCATCCTTTACACCTCCGGCAGCACCGGTAAACCCAAGGGCGTTCTGCACACCACGGGCGGTTACCTGCTGCAAGCGGCGATGACCTTCAAATACGTGCTCGACTACCGCGATGGCGAGGTGTTCTGGTGCACCGCCGATGTGGGCTGGGTCACCGGCCACAGTTACATCGTGTACGGCCCGCTGGCCAATGGCGCGACCTCGCTGATGTTCGAAGGCGTGCCAAGCTACCCGGACAGCTCGCGCTTCTGGCAGGTGATCGACAAGCACAAGGTCAACATCTTCTACACCGCGCCCACTGCCTTGCGCGCGCTGATGCGCGAAGGCCACGGCCCGCTGGAAAACACGTCCCGCGCCAGCCTGCGCTTACTGGGCAGCGTCGGCGAACCGATCAACCCGGAAGCCTGGGACTGGTACTTCAACGCGGTGGGCGAACAGCGCTGCCCGATTGTGGATACCTGGTGGCAGACCGAAACCGGCGGCATCATGCTCAGCCCCTTGGTCAGCGCCCAGCGGATCAAACCCGGTTGTGCGACCCAGCCGATGTTCGGTGTACAACCCGTATTGCTTGACGAGCACGGCAAGGAATTCAGCGGCGCCGGCAGCGGTGTGCTGGCGATCAAAGCCAGCTGGCCCGGGCAGATCCGCAGTGTTTACGGCGATCCGCAGCGCATGATCGACACCTATTTCAAACCCTACCCCGGTTATTACTTCACCGGCGACGGCGCGCGGCGCGATGAAGACGGCGATTACTGGATCACCGGGCGTATCGATGACGTGATCAACGTGTCTGGCCACCGCATCGGCACCGCCGAGGTGGAGAGCGCGCTGGTCCTGCATGACCTGGTGGCCGAAGCCGCCGTGGTGGGTTACCCCCACGACGTCAAAGGCCAGGGCATTTATGCGTTTGTCACGCCCATGAACGGCGTGGAACCCGACGATGCGCTGAAAAAGCACCTGCTGGATTTGGTCAGCAAGGAAATCGGCAGCTTTGCCAAGCCCGAACTGATCCAATGGGCACCGGCCTTGCCGAAAACCCGTTCCGGCAAGATCATGCGCAGGATTTTGCGCAAGATCGCCTGCAACGAACTCGACAGCCTCGGTGATACCTCGACCCTGGCCGACCCGAGCGTCGTAGAGGGTTTGATCGACAAACGCCTGAACCGATAG
- a CDS encoding oxygenase MpaB family protein, protein MEFIRSRIENQLMSLTGLSLGQLDLENPKGDPGLFGPDSVSWHVHGDFSSMLIGGISALMLQALHPLALAGVWDHSNFRQDMLGRLRRTSQFISGTTFGSRRDAEWLIEKVRTIHLQVVGHAPDGRPYAASDPELLTWVHVAEVSNFLAAHLRYRNPHLSGRDQDRYYSEIALVAERLGAQDVPHSRQEVSDYLARIRPQLLCDDRSREVLRLLLNAPSPSTLAKPFGALMMRAGIDLLPDWASAMLGQHQSPLQRQMIRAGVKRSAPMLRWAMRNGSVQRAHRRMGLM, encoded by the coding sequence ATGGAATTTATCCGCAGCCGTATCGAAAACCAGCTGATGAGCCTGACCGGCTTGTCGCTGGGCCAGTTGGACCTGGAAAACCCCAAGGGCGACCCCGGTCTGTTCGGGCCCGACTCGGTGAGTTGGCACGTACATGGCGATTTCAGCAGCATGCTTATCGGCGGCATCAGTGCCTTGATGCTGCAAGCTTTGCACCCACTGGCCCTGGCGGGCGTGTGGGACCATTCTAATTTTCGCCAGGACATGCTCGGGCGGTTGCGGCGTACCTCGCAGTTCATCTCGGGCACCACCTTTGGCTCGCGAAGAGATGCCGAATGGCTGATCGAGAAAGTCCGCACCATTCACCTGCAGGTGGTCGGCCATGCGCCGGACGGGCGACCTTATGCGGCCAGCGACCCGGAGCTGCTGACTTGGGTGCATGTCGCGGAGGTCAGTAACTTCTTGGCCGCCCACCTTCGCTACCGCAACCCGCACCTTTCAGGTCGAGACCAGGACCGTTACTACAGTGAAATTGCCTTGGTGGCCGAGCGTCTGGGCGCGCAGGATGTTCCGCATTCCCGGCAGGAAGTGTCGGATTATCTGGCACGCATCCGTCCGCAGTTGCTGTGCGATGACCGCAGCCGGGAAGTGTTGCGCCTGCTGCTGAATGCGCCCTCCCCCAGTACGCTTGCCAAGCCCTTTGGCGCCTTGATGATGCGGGCCGGGATCGACCTGCTGCCAGACTGGGCCAGCGCCATGCTCGGTCAGCACCAGAGTCCGCTGCAACGCCAGATGATCCGTGCCGGGGTCAAACGCAGTGCGCCGATGCTGCGTTGGGCGATGCGCAATGGTTCGGTGCAACGGGCCCATCGGCGGATGGGGTTGATGTAG
- a CDS encoding class I SAM-dependent rRNA methyltransferase translates to MSSLNQALRAALDHRQDLISELHAQDTDCYRLFHGSQEGAGGLTIDRYGPQLLVQSFHQSLETADLLDLHQQINQYLALELLLVYNDRSRGNSRIDREDTVYRAEPAALEDLVGHEWGLNYRVRGRHAGQDPLLFLDLRNTRGWVKEHSAGKSVLNLFAYTCGVGLSAAAGGAREVCNLDFAEGNLAVGRENGLLNPQLPTMQFVQSDYFPAIRQLAGLPITQRRGQKLPSYPRLEQRQYDLVLLDPPAWAKSAFGTVDLLRDYQSLLKPALLATADNGVLICCNNLAKVSMEDWREQVLRCAEKAGRPVRDWTIMTPGADFPSQDQQPPLKTLILQL, encoded by the coding sequence ATGTCTTCCTTGAATCAGGCGCTGCGCGCCGCCCTCGATCATCGCCAAGACCTGATCAGCGAACTGCACGCCCAAGACACCGACTGCTACCGGCTGTTCCACGGCAGCCAGGAAGGCGCCGGCGGCCTGACCATCGACCGCTACGGCCCTCAGCTGCTGGTGCAGAGCTTTCACCAATCCCTGGAAACGGCAGACCTGCTGGACCTGCATCAACAGATCAACCAGTACTTGGCCCTGGAATTGCTACTGGTCTACAACGACCGCTCCCGTGGCAATTCGCGCATTGACCGCGAAGACACGGTGTATCGTGCCGAACCTGCTGCACTGGAAGACCTGGTGGGTCACGAGTGGGGGCTCAATTACCGCGTACGCGGGCGGCATGCCGGGCAGGATCCGCTGCTGTTCCTCGACCTGCGCAACACCCGGGGCTGGGTCAAGGAACACAGTGCCGGTAAAAGCGTGCTGAACCTGTTCGCCTACACCTGCGGCGTCGGCCTGAGCGCGGCCGCCGGTGGTGCCCGCGAGGTGTGTAACCTGGACTTCGCCGAGGGCAACCTCGCAGTCGGGCGCGAAAATGGCCTGCTGAACCCACAATTGCCGACCATGCAATTCGTGCAATCCGACTACTTCCCGGCGATCCGCCAACTGGCGGGCCTGCCGATCACCCAGCGTCGCGGGCAGAAACTGCCGAGCTATCCGCGCCTGGAGCAACGTCAATACGACTTGGTATTGCTGGACCCTCCCGCCTGGGCCAAGAGCGCGTTCGGCACCGTCGACCTGCTGCGCGACTATCAAAGCCTGCTCAAACCCGCGTTGCTTGCCACCGCTGACAACGGCGTGCTGATCTGCTGCAACAACCTGGCAAAGGTCAGCATGGAGGATTGGCGCGAACAGGTGCTGCGTTGTGCGGAAAAGGCCGGGCGCCCGGTGCGTGACTGGACAATCATGACGCCCGGTGCGGACTTTCCCTCACAGGATCAACAGCCACCGCTGAAAACCCTGATACTCCAACTGTAA